In one Balaenoptera ricei isolate mBalRic1 chromosome 20, mBalRic1.hap2, whole genome shotgun sequence genomic region, the following are encoded:
- the PIK3R6 gene encoding phosphoinositide 3-kinase regulatory subunit 6 isoform X3, whose amino-acid sequence MESSDVDLDLQRSVHAVLRELSAQAPALPSNQGMWRWSLHKKVERDPGKSPALVRILLRELEKAESEDARHVIIPLLHTLMYVLTKATGITEELHRRTYAFCTRLLTLPAPYCTIALDCAIRLKTETAVPGTLYQRLVIAEQNLTSELYPYRERVFLFVDPELVSPSVCSALLLEIEAAQGQQTPEACMRHVVSHALQAALGEACEAGVLQRKLQTSSRRALERYFHAVVAAVEQMASEPSPSREGHLERLEEIYCSLLGPAEAARGRCVGDRPQAQLPSIPLPSPHITFHLWTDEEQLWEELVLFLRLRSQLRLSADLEALDLQGFLPDQELARASVLSTDSGIERDLPWGADEPPTPGSPEVERAVLRRKGGIKKRVWPPDILMPGSWDGPPGLHRRIGRPSGDGELLPGVSRLHTARVLVLGDDRMLGRLARAYHSLRKRETQKFCLTPRLSLQLYYIPVLAPEKPTASRRSELGELAAFLGRADPWYESVVNTLCPAIRKLAEMPLSLDTSQTVDPFILDAITYYVRMGTQPIYFQIYAVKIFFSDLSQDPAEDIFLTELKVKIQDSKFPRDSLSPRRRGVAEGPGAELSICYQKALLSHRTREVTVSLRAAGLVLKALPASDTEVSGPTHCPPTAAPDIDHTCLNISVTEVVKTSNLAGRSFSTVTNTFRTANIQIQSQDQRLLTLLLDKDSCRMYRDVARFEVAPCPEPCSEAQKSKVLGLSSHQEEMERTKAKAKPLLMPINTFSGIVQ is encoded by the exons atggaGAGCTCAG ATGTGGATCTGGACCTCCAGCGGAGCGTGCACGCTGTGCTCCGAGAGCTCAGCGCCCAGGCCCCTGCCCTGCCGAGCAACCAAG GCATGTGGAGATGGTCCCTGCACAAGAAGGTCGAGCGGGATCCTGGCAAGAGTCCGGCACTGGTCCGCATCCtgctcagagaactggagaaG GCAGAAAGTGAGGACGCCCGGCATGTCATCATTCCCTTGCTGCACACTCTAATGTACGTGCTCACTAAG GCCACGGGCATCACAGAGGAGCTCCACCGGAGAACCTATGCCTTTTGCACGAGATTGCTGACCCTGCCCGCCCCCTACTGCACCATCGCCCTGGACTGCGCCATAAGGCTGAAAACGGAGACGGCCGTCCCAG GGACGCTGTACCAGAGGCTGGTCATTGCCGAGCAGAACCTGACGAGTGAGCTGTACCCCTACCGGGAGAG AGTGTTCCTCTTCGTGGATCCTGAGCTGGTGTCTCCCTCCGTGTGCAGCGCCCTGCTGCTGGAGATCGAGGCGGCCCAGGGGCAGCAGACACCAGAGGCCTGCATGCGCCACGTGGTCTCCCACGCCCTGCAGGCGGCGCTGGGGGAGGCCTGCGAGGCAGGCGTACTGCAAAGGAAGCTGCAG ACCAGCTCCCGCCGCGCCCTGGAGCGCTATTTCCACGCCGTGGTGGCAGCCGTGGAGCAGATGGCCAGCGAGCCCAGCCCGAGCCGGGAGGGCCACCTGGAGAGGCTGGAGGAGATTTACTGCTCGCTGCTGGGGCCGGCGGAGGCCGCCAGGGGGCGCTGCGTCG GTGACCGCCCCCAGGCCCAGCTGCCAAGCatccctctgcccagcccccaTATCACCTTCCACCTGTGGACCGATGAGGAGCAGCTCT GGGAGGAACTGGTGCTCTTCCTGCGCCTGCGATCCCAGCTCCGCCTCAGTGCAGACTTGGAAGCCTTGGATCTGCAGGGATTCCTGCCAGACCAGGAGTTGGCCCGGGCGTCCGTGCTGTCCACCGACAGCGGCATCGAGCGGGACCTTCCTTGGGGGGCCGACGAGCCGCCCACACCCGGCAGCCCCGAGGTGGAGCGAGCCGTGCTGCGGCGCAAAGGGGGCATCAAGAAGCGGGTGTGGCCCCCGGACATCCTGATGCCCGGCAGCTGGGATGGGCCCCCGGGGCTGCACCGGAGGATTGGCAGGCCCAGCGGGGACGGGGAGCTGCTGCCTGGGGTCTCCCGGCTGCACACGGCACGCGTACTGGTGCTGGGGGACGACCGGATGCTGGGGCGCCTGGCCCGGGCCTACCACAGCCTCAG GAAACGAGAGACCCAGAAGTTCTGCCTCACCCCCAGACTCAGCCTGCAGCTCTACTACATCCCTGTGCTGGCACCTGAG AAGCCCACAGCATCCAGGCGTTCAGAGCTCGGAGAGTTGGCTGCGTTCCTGGGCCGCGCAGACCCGTGGTACGAGAGTGTCGTCAACACCCTGTGCCCCGCCATCCGCAAGCTGGCAGAGATG CCTCTCTCCCTGGACACATCCCAGACCGTAGACCCCTTCATCCTGGATGCCATCACGTACTATGTTCGCATGGGCACCCAACCCATCTATTTCCAGATCTACGCAGTCAAG ATCTTCTTCAGTGACCTGAGCCAAGACCCTGCAGAGGACATCTTCCTCACCGAGCTCAAAGTCAAGATCCAAGACTCCAAGTTCCCCAGAG ATAGTCTTTCACCCAGGAGGAGGGGCGTGGCCGAGGGCCCAGGCGCTGAGCTCTCCATCTGCTACCAGAAG gccctgctcAGCCACCGCACCCGAGAGGTCACCGTCTCCCTGCGGGCCGCTGGGCTGGTCCTGAAGGCCCTTCCAGCCAGTGACACTGAAG TTTCAGGGCCCACCCACTGCCCCCCAACTGCTGCTCCCGATATAGACCACACATGCCTGAATATTAGCGTGACAGAGGTTGTCAAGACCTCCAACTTGGCAGGAAGGTCCTTCTCT ACGGTGACAAACACCTTCCGGACAGCTAACATCCAGATCCAAAGCCAGGACCAGAGGCTGCTGACACTGTTGCTGGACAAGGACAGTTGCCGCATGTACAGGGACGTGGCCAG GTTCGAGGTTGCTCCCTGCCCAGAGCCGTGTTCTGAGGCCCAGAAATCCAAGgtgctggggctcagctcacacCAGGAGGAGATGGAAAGAACCAAAGCCAAGGCCAAGCCCCTTCTAATGCCCATCAACACGTTCTCTGGCATCGTCCAGTGA
- the PIK3R6 gene encoding phosphoinositide 3-kinase regulatory subunit 6 isoform X2, whose product MESSDVDLDLQRSVHAVLRELSAQAPALPSNQGMWRWSLHKKVERDPGKSPALVRILLRELEKAESEDARHVIIPLLHTLMYVLTKATGITEELHRRTYAFCTRLLTLPAPYCTIALDCAIRLKTETAVPGTLYQRLVIAEQNLTSELYPYRERVFLFVDPELVSPSVCSALLLEIEAAQGQQTPEACMRHVVSHALQAALGEACEAGVLQRKLQTSSRRALERYFHAVVAAVEQMASEPSPSREGHLERLEEIYCSLLGPAEAARGRCVGEELVLFLRLRSQLRLSADLEALDLQGFLPDQELARASVLSTDSGIERDLPWGADEPPTPGSPEVERAVLRRKGGIKKRVWPPDILMPGSWDGPPGLHRRIGRPSGDGELLPGVSRLHTARVLVLGDDRMLGRLARAYHSLRKRETQKFCLTPRLSLQLYYIPVLAPEKPTASRRSELGELAAFLGRADPWYESVVNTLCPAIRKLAEMPLSLDTSQTVDPFILDAITYYVRMGTQPIYFQIYAVKIFFSDLSQDPAEDIFLTELKVKIQDSKFPRDSLSPRRRGVAEGPGAELSICYQKALLSHRTREVTVSLRAAGLVLKALPASDTEVSGPTHCPPTAAPDIDHTCLNISVTEVVKTSNLAGRSFSTVTNTFRTANIQIQSQDQRLLTLLLDKDSCRMYRDVARFEVAPCPEPCSEAQKSKVLGLSSHQEEMERTKAKAKPLLMPINTFSGIVQ is encoded by the exons atggaGAGCTCAG ATGTGGATCTGGACCTCCAGCGGAGCGTGCACGCTGTGCTCCGAGAGCTCAGCGCCCAGGCCCCTGCCCTGCCGAGCAACCAAG GCATGTGGAGATGGTCCCTGCACAAGAAGGTCGAGCGGGATCCTGGCAAGAGTCCGGCACTGGTCCGCATCCtgctcagagaactggagaaG GCAGAAAGTGAGGACGCCCGGCATGTCATCATTCCCTTGCTGCACACTCTAATGTACGTGCTCACTAAG GCCACGGGCATCACAGAGGAGCTCCACCGGAGAACCTATGCCTTTTGCACGAGATTGCTGACCCTGCCCGCCCCCTACTGCACCATCGCCCTGGACTGCGCCATAAGGCTGAAAACGGAGACGGCCGTCCCAG GGACGCTGTACCAGAGGCTGGTCATTGCCGAGCAGAACCTGACGAGTGAGCTGTACCCCTACCGGGAGAG AGTGTTCCTCTTCGTGGATCCTGAGCTGGTGTCTCCCTCCGTGTGCAGCGCCCTGCTGCTGGAGATCGAGGCGGCCCAGGGGCAGCAGACACCAGAGGCCTGCATGCGCCACGTGGTCTCCCACGCCCTGCAGGCGGCGCTGGGGGAGGCCTGCGAGGCAGGCGTACTGCAAAGGAAGCTGCAG ACCAGCTCCCGCCGCGCCCTGGAGCGCTATTTCCACGCCGTGGTGGCAGCCGTGGAGCAGATGGCCAGCGAGCCCAGCCCGAGCCGGGAGGGCCACCTGGAGAGGCTGGAGGAGATTTACTGCTCGCTGCTGGGGCCGGCGGAGGCCGCCAGGGGGCGCTGCGTCG GGGAGGAACTGGTGCTCTTCCTGCGCCTGCGATCCCAGCTCCGCCTCAGTGCAGACTTGGAAGCCTTGGATCTGCAGGGATTCCTGCCAGACCAGGAGTTGGCCCGGGCGTCCGTGCTGTCCACCGACAGCGGCATCGAGCGGGACCTTCCTTGGGGGGCCGACGAGCCGCCCACACCCGGCAGCCCCGAGGTGGAGCGAGCCGTGCTGCGGCGCAAAGGGGGCATCAAGAAGCGGGTGTGGCCCCCGGACATCCTGATGCCCGGCAGCTGGGATGGGCCCCCGGGGCTGCACCGGAGGATTGGCAGGCCCAGCGGGGACGGGGAGCTGCTGCCTGGGGTCTCCCGGCTGCACACGGCACGCGTACTGGTGCTGGGGGACGACCGGATGCTGGGGCGCCTGGCCCGGGCCTACCACAGCCTCAG GAAACGAGAGACCCAGAAGTTCTGCCTCACCCCCAGACTCAGCCTGCAGCTCTACTACATCCCTGTGCTGGCACCTGAG AAGCCCACAGCATCCAGGCGTTCAGAGCTCGGAGAGTTGGCTGCGTTCCTGGGCCGCGCAGACCCGTGGTACGAGAGTGTCGTCAACACCCTGTGCCCCGCCATCCGCAAGCTGGCAGAGATG CCTCTCTCCCTGGACACATCCCAGACCGTAGACCCCTTCATCCTGGATGCCATCACGTACTATGTTCGCATGGGCACCCAACCCATCTATTTCCAGATCTACGCAGTCAAG ATCTTCTTCAGTGACCTGAGCCAAGACCCTGCAGAGGACATCTTCCTCACCGAGCTCAAAGTCAAGATCCAAGACTCCAAGTTCCCCAGAG ATAGTCTTTCACCCAGGAGGAGGGGCGTGGCCGAGGGCCCAGGCGCTGAGCTCTCCATCTGCTACCAGAAG gccctgctcAGCCACCGCACCCGAGAGGTCACCGTCTCCCTGCGGGCCGCTGGGCTGGTCCTGAAGGCCCTTCCAGCCAGTGACACTGAAG TTTCAGGGCCCACCCACTGCCCCCCAACTGCTGCTCCCGATATAGACCACACATGCCTGAATATTAGCGTGACAGAGGTTGTCAAGACCTCCAACTTGGCAGGAAGGTCCTTCTCT ACGGTGACAAACACCTTCCGGACAGCTAACATCCAGATCCAAAGCCAGGACCAGAGGCTGCTGACACTGTTGCTGGACAAGGACAGTTGCCGCATGTACAGGGACGTGGCCAG GTTCGAGGTTGCTCCCTGCCCAGAGCCGTGTTCTGAGGCCCAGAAATCCAAGgtgctggggctcagctcacacCAGGAGGAGATGGAAAGAACCAAAGCCAAGGCCAAGCCCCTTCTAATGCCCATCAACACGTTCTCTGGCATCGTCCAGTGA
- the PIK3R6 gene encoding phosphoinositide 3-kinase regulatory subunit 6 isoform X1 — protein MESSDVDLDLQRSVHAVLRELSAQAPALPSNQGMWRWSLHKKVERDPGKSPALVRILLRELEKAESEDARHVIIPLLHTLMYVLTKATGITEELHRRTYAFCTRLLTLPAPYCTIALDCAIRLKTETAVPGTLYQRLVIAEQNLTSELYPYRERVFLFVDPELVSPSVCSALLLEIEAAQGQQTPEACMRHVVSHALQAALGEACEAGVLQRKLQTSSRRALERYFHAVVAAVEQMASEPSPSREGHLERLEEIYCSLLGPAEAARGRCVGDRPQAQLPSIPLPSPHITFHLWTDEEQLWEELVLFLRLRSQLRLSADLEALDLQGFLPDQELARASVLSTDSGIERDLPWGADEPPTPGSPEVERAVLRRKGGIKKRVWPPDILMPGSWDGPPGLHRRIGRPSGDGELLPGVSRLHTARVLVLGDDRMLGRLARAYHSLRKRETQKFCLTPRLSLQLYYIPVLAPEKPTASRRSELGELAAFLGRADPWYESVVNTLCPAIRKLAEMPLSLDTSQTVDPFILDAITYYVRMGTQPIYFQIYAVKIFFSDLSQDPAEDIFLTELKVKIQDSKFPRDSLSPRRRGVAEGPGAELSICYQKALLSHRTREVTVSLRAAGLVLKALPASDTEGPTHCPPTAAPDIDHTCLNISVTEVVKTSNLAGRSFSTVTNTFRTANIQIQSQDQRLLTLLLDKDSCRMYRDVARFEVAPCPEPCSEAQKSKVLGLSSHQEEMERTKAKAKPLLMPINTFSGIVQ, from the exons atggaGAGCTCAG ATGTGGATCTGGACCTCCAGCGGAGCGTGCACGCTGTGCTCCGAGAGCTCAGCGCCCAGGCCCCTGCCCTGCCGAGCAACCAAG GCATGTGGAGATGGTCCCTGCACAAGAAGGTCGAGCGGGATCCTGGCAAGAGTCCGGCACTGGTCCGCATCCtgctcagagaactggagaaG GCAGAAAGTGAGGACGCCCGGCATGTCATCATTCCCTTGCTGCACACTCTAATGTACGTGCTCACTAAG GCCACGGGCATCACAGAGGAGCTCCACCGGAGAACCTATGCCTTTTGCACGAGATTGCTGACCCTGCCCGCCCCCTACTGCACCATCGCCCTGGACTGCGCCATAAGGCTGAAAACGGAGACGGCCGTCCCAG GGACGCTGTACCAGAGGCTGGTCATTGCCGAGCAGAACCTGACGAGTGAGCTGTACCCCTACCGGGAGAG AGTGTTCCTCTTCGTGGATCCTGAGCTGGTGTCTCCCTCCGTGTGCAGCGCCCTGCTGCTGGAGATCGAGGCGGCCCAGGGGCAGCAGACACCAGAGGCCTGCATGCGCCACGTGGTCTCCCACGCCCTGCAGGCGGCGCTGGGGGAGGCCTGCGAGGCAGGCGTACTGCAAAGGAAGCTGCAG ACCAGCTCCCGCCGCGCCCTGGAGCGCTATTTCCACGCCGTGGTGGCAGCCGTGGAGCAGATGGCCAGCGAGCCCAGCCCGAGCCGGGAGGGCCACCTGGAGAGGCTGGAGGAGATTTACTGCTCGCTGCTGGGGCCGGCGGAGGCCGCCAGGGGGCGCTGCGTCG GTGACCGCCCCCAGGCCCAGCTGCCAAGCatccctctgcccagcccccaTATCACCTTCCACCTGTGGACCGATGAGGAGCAGCTCT GGGAGGAACTGGTGCTCTTCCTGCGCCTGCGATCCCAGCTCCGCCTCAGTGCAGACTTGGAAGCCTTGGATCTGCAGGGATTCCTGCCAGACCAGGAGTTGGCCCGGGCGTCCGTGCTGTCCACCGACAGCGGCATCGAGCGGGACCTTCCTTGGGGGGCCGACGAGCCGCCCACACCCGGCAGCCCCGAGGTGGAGCGAGCCGTGCTGCGGCGCAAAGGGGGCATCAAGAAGCGGGTGTGGCCCCCGGACATCCTGATGCCCGGCAGCTGGGATGGGCCCCCGGGGCTGCACCGGAGGATTGGCAGGCCCAGCGGGGACGGGGAGCTGCTGCCTGGGGTCTCCCGGCTGCACACGGCACGCGTACTGGTGCTGGGGGACGACCGGATGCTGGGGCGCCTGGCCCGGGCCTACCACAGCCTCAG GAAACGAGAGACCCAGAAGTTCTGCCTCACCCCCAGACTCAGCCTGCAGCTCTACTACATCCCTGTGCTGGCACCTGAG AAGCCCACAGCATCCAGGCGTTCAGAGCTCGGAGAGTTGGCTGCGTTCCTGGGCCGCGCAGACCCGTGGTACGAGAGTGTCGTCAACACCCTGTGCCCCGCCATCCGCAAGCTGGCAGAGATG CCTCTCTCCCTGGACACATCCCAGACCGTAGACCCCTTCATCCTGGATGCCATCACGTACTATGTTCGCATGGGCACCCAACCCATCTATTTCCAGATCTACGCAGTCAAG ATCTTCTTCAGTGACCTGAGCCAAGACCCTGCAGAGGACATCTTCCTCACCGAGCTCAAAGTCAAGATCCAAGACTCCAAGTTCCCCAGAG ATAGTCTTTCACCCAGGAGGAGGGGCGTGGCCGAGGGCCCAGGCGCTGAGCTCTCCATCTGCTACCAGAAG gccctgctcAGCCACCGCACCCGAGAGGTCACCGTCTCCCTGCGGGCCGCTGGGCTGGTCCTGAAGGCCCTTCCAGCCAGTGACACTGAAG GGCCCACCCACTGCCCCCCAACTGCTGCTCCCGATATAGACCACACATGCCTGAATATTAGCGTGACAGAGGTTGTCAAGACCTCCAACTTGGCAGGAAGGTCCTTCTCT ACGGTGACAAACACCTTCCGGACAGCTAACATCCAGATCCAAAGCCAGGACCAGAGGCTGCTGACACTGTTGCTGGACAAGGACAGTTGCCGCATGTACAGGGACGTGGCCAG GTTCGAGGTTGCTCCCTGCCCAGAGCCGTGTTCTGAGGCCCAGAAATCCAAGgtgctggggctcagctcacacCAGGAGGAGATGGAAAGAACCAAAGCCAAGGCCAAGCCCCTTCTAATGCCCATCAACACGTTCTCTGGCATCGTCCAGTGA